The following are from one region of the Capsicum annuum cultivar UCD-10X-F1 chromosome 1, UCD10Xv1.1, whole genome shotgun sequence genome:
- the LOC107839858 gene encoding protein JINGUBANG gives MAATYRTPLLSESSSITSTSESEESPVTSRRFQDFQLLDLHEFKISRTAIQSSCFHSYKSLAVLSGHVGTVSCLAVCGEFILSASQGKDIIVWQQPDLRQFTKFGTGDGSVKALVTVGNRVFTAHQDSRIRVWKVSRRSENVFRLVDTLPTTKDYLGKFMKQSNYVQTRRHHKKLWIEHADSISCLAVCSGYIYSGSWDKSLKVWRIADLKCIESIKAHDDAINGLVASKNGVVYSASADGKIKAWKSSGTTHSLKGILEGHKDVSINSVVVSEDGNFVYGGGSDGYLMGWMGNKNLDSWKLVCEVKAHGMAVLCMCLMMGEFLCSGSADKSICIWKREINGGLFKFGVIKGHEGPVKCLQGAPGSVGSGFILYSGSLDKSLRVWWIPKYSHDEKKDSSLIHGTHK, from the coding sequence ATGGCAGCAACATACAGAACACCATTGTTATCTGAATCAAGCAGCATAACAAGCACCAGTGAATCAGAGGAAAGTCCTGTAACTTCGCGAAGATTTCAAGATTTCCAGTTACTAGATCTTCAtgaattcaagatttcaagaacaGCAATACAAAGTTCTTGTTTCCATTCCTACAAATCTTTAGCTGTTCTTTCAGGCCATGTAGGAACAGTTTCTTGTTTAGCTGTTTGTGGTGAATTCATCCTCAGTGCTTCACAAGGTAAGGATATTATTGTTTGGCAACAGCCTGATTTAAGACAATTTACAAAATTTGGAACAGGTGATGGTTCTGTTAAAGCACTTGTTACTGTTGGCAATAGAGTATTCACAGCAcatcaagattcaagaattcGTGTTTGGAAGGTATCAAGAAGATCAGAAAATGTATTCAGGCTTGTTGATACATTGCCTACTACAAAGGATTATCTTGGGAAGTTCATGAAACAAAGTAATTATGTGCAAACTAGGAGGCATCATAAGAAGTTGTGGATTGAACATGCTGACAGTATTTCTTGTTTAGCTGTTTGTAGTGGTTACATTTATTCTGGTTCTTGGGATAAGAGTTTGAAAGTGTGGAGGATTGCTGATTTGAAGTGTATAGAGTCAATTAAGGCTCATGATGATGCTATAAATGGATTAGTTGCTAGTAAAAATGGGGTGGTTTATTCAGCTTCTGCTGATGGAAAGATCAAGGCTTGGAAAAGTAGTGGTACTACACATTCACTTAAGGGGATTTTAGAGGGTCATAAAGATGTTTCTATAAACTCAGTGGTGGTTTCTGAAGATGGGAATTTTGTATATGGTGGGGGTTCAGATGGGTATTTGATGGGGTGGATGGGTAACAAGAATCTTGATAGTTGGAAACTTGTTTGTGAAGTGAAAGCACATGGAATGGCTGTTTTGTGTATGTGTTTGATGATGGGAGAATTCTTGTGTAGTGGATCAGCTGATAAGAGTATTTGTATATGGAAAAGGGAAATCAATGGAGGGCTGTTTAAATTTGGTGTTATTAAAGGACATGAAGGACCTGTTAAGTGTTTACAAGGTGCACCAGGTAGTGTAGGGAGTGGGTTCATCTTGTATAGTGGAAGTCTTGATAAAAGTCTTAGAGTTTGGTGGATTCCAAAGTACTCTCACGATGAGAAAAAGGACTCATCTTTGATTCATGGTACACACAAATAA